In Hypanus sabinus isolate sHypSab1 chromosome 17, sHypSab1.hap1, whole genome shotgun sequence, the following proteins share a genomic window:
- the il34 gene encoding interleukin-34 isoform X2 produces the protein MLWDFTRAIYLSLLGALVTADSLCIHLEELHNKLQYRQRVKYTKDYFPINYSVQVHYEDIYRTINVTRMRNKGFNEVDLKLLWIYINSQVLETILEVLPKRHPSRTYVEDIAMLLTYLRMGVEEMIEDIEDKRVEKILYQVSDMDLKSRKRRIRPKALFDNCYRVLKQIFHCNWVP, from the exons ATTTAAGTCTTCTTGGGGCACTGGTCACTGCAGACTCACTCTGCATCCATCTGGAGGAACTTCACAACAAGCTGCAGTACAGACAAAGGGTCAAGTACACG AAAGATTACTTTCCGATTAACTACTCCGTACAAGTTCACTATGAAGATATATACCGAACGATAAATGTTACTCGGATG AGGAAcaaaggttttaatgaagttgacCTGAAGCTGTTATGGATTTACATCAATTCTCAAGTGTTGGAGACAATTCTTGAAGTTCTTCCAAAAAGACACCCATCTCGAACTTATGTGGAGGACATTGCTATGCTGCTAACTTACCTGAGGATGGGTGTGGAAGAAATG ATTGAAGACATTGAGGACAAGCGGGTGGAGAAAATACTCTATCAAGTCAGCGACATGGACCTGAAAAGCAGGAAACGGCGAATTCGGCCCAAGGCCTTGTTTGATAACTGCTACCGAGTATTGAAACAGATCTTCCATT GCAACTGGGTTCCGTGA